In Trichocoleus desertorum NBK24, the following are encoded in one genomic region:
- a CDS encoding response regulator: MFKIAVLDDDPQWGFAIQRFFRNEFAVSTYVDVYSFLSKAHEYDLAIVDFSIPPARFERNLNGCELICQLKNNLLHPPILILATGFLSQQDIGTGRALCPEADSFLVKDMGLDAILQQIKQLLATKAPQP, encoded by the coding sequence ATGTTTAAGATTGCTGTGCTGGATGATGACCCCCAATGGGGATTTGCCATTCAACGGTTTTTTAGAAATGAGTTTGCAGTTTCTACTTATGTAGATGTCTACAGCTTTTTGTCTAAAGCCCATGAGTATGATCTGGCGATCGTTGACTTCTCAATTCCACCCGCTAGATTTGAGAGAAACTTAAATGGCTGTGAGTTAATTTGTCAGCTCAAAAATAACTTATTGCATCCACCTATTTTGATCTTGGCGACTGGATTCTTGAGCCAGCAAGACATTGGGACAGGTCGAGCACTTTGTCCTGAAGCGGATAGCTTTTTAGTCAAAGATATGGGCTTAGATGCCATTTTGCAGCAGATCAAGCAACTTTTAGCGACTAAAGCTCCTCAGCCATAA
- the argF gene encoding ornithine carbamoyltransferase, with amino-acid sequence MEAMKGRDLLSLADLNPDEVQELLHLAGQMKLGKVAPHCPKVLGLLFYKASTRTRVSFSVAMYQLGGQVLDLNPNVTQVGRGEPLEDTARVLDRYLDIMAIRTFEQQDLETFAHHAQIPVINALSDLEHPCQILADLLTVQETFGSLAGLTLTYLGDGNNVAHSLLLGCALVGMNVRIATPPEYQPLPAIVEQAKALANNRSEVLITLDPEAAVKGTQVLYTDVWASMGQESDAAARIPIFQPYQVNEPLLSLADPKAIVLHCLPAHRGEEITDAVMEGEQSKIWDQAENRLHAQKALLASLLGAVA; translated from the coding sequence ATGGAGGCAATGAAAGGACGGGATCTTCTGAGTTTGGCAGATCTGAACCCAGACGAGGTGCAGGAGCTGCTGCATTTGGCAGGCCAGATGAAGTTGGGTAAAGTGGCACCCCATTGCCCCAAAGTTTTAGGGTTGCTATTTTATAAAGCTTCGACTCGGACGCGGGTGAGCTTTTCTGTGGCAATGTATCAACTCGGAGGGCAAGTCCTAGACCTCAACCCAAACGTGACTCAGGTAGGCCGTGGGGAGCCGCTGGAAGATACAGCCCGTGTTCTCGATCGCTACCTCGACATTATGGCGATCCGCACGTTTGAGCAGCAAGATCTCGAAACATTTGCCCATCATGCTCAGATTCCTGTCATCAATGCCTTGAGCGATCTAGAGCATCCCTGTCAAATTCTGGCGGATCTGTTAACGGTGCAGGAGACGTTCGGTTCTCTAGCGGGCCTAACGTTGACCTACCTAGGAGATGGCAACAATGTGGCTCATTCCCTCCTATTAGGTTGTGCGTTGGTCGGAATGAATGTGCGCATAGCCACACCGCCGGAATACCAGCCGTTACCAGCGATTGTGGAGCAAGCAAAAGCGCTCGCAAATAATCGTTCAGAAGTCCTAATCACCCTTGATCCAGAAGCAGCCGTCAAAGGAACTCAAGTTCTTTACACAGATGTCTGGGCCAGTATGGGGCAGGAATCCGATGCGGCGGCTAGAATTCCCATTTTTCAACCTTATCAAGTGAATGAACCCCTGCTGAGTTTGGCAGACCCCAAGGCGATCGTTTTGCATTGTCTCCCTGCTCACCGGGGAGAAGAAATTACGGATGCGGTGATGGAAGGGGAACAGTCCAAGATTTGGGATCAAGCCGAAAACCGTCTTCACGCTCAGAAAGCTTTGCTAGCCAGTCTTCTAGGAGCAGTTGCCTAA
- a CDS encoding response regulator, translating into MNILLVDDDYLLAKGTAKLIQRLGGHQVQITDDPAEIFCQCQTGNVHLVLMDVNLPGAQWEGQAVSGADLARLLKTHPQTAHIPIILVTAYAMVTERQALLAASQADEFCTKPITDYDALLVAIAQLNPMNQYNAN; encoded by the coding sequence TTGAATATTCTGCTAGTTGATGATGATTACTTACTCGCTAAAGGCACAGCTAAGCTCATCCAGCGGCTAGGCGGTCATCAAGTTCAGATTACAGATGATCCAGCAGAGATTTTTTGTCAATGCCAAACTGGAAATGTACATTTAGTTCTGATGGATGTTAATTTGCCGGGAGCCCAGTGGGAGGGACAGGCAGTCAGTGGCGCTGACTTAGCCCGCTTACTCAAAACTCATCCTCAAACTGCTCACATCCCAATTATTTTGGTAACTGCTTATGCGATGGTGACAGAGCGTCAGGCACTTTTAGCCGCTTCTCAAGCAGATGAATTTTGCACAAAGCCTATTACCGATTACGATGCCCTTCTCGTCGCGATCGCTCAACTCAATCCCATGAACCAATACAACGCTAACTAA
- a CDS encoding NAD(P)/FAD-dependent oxidoreductase yields the protein MASRPLKVLVIGGGAAGFFGAIACAEAHPHAQVMLLEAGRQLLPKVRISGGGRCNVTHACFDPAVLTQYYPRGGKALRGAFTRFQPRDMIAWLDKHGVAVKTEADGRMFPITDDSETIVDCFIHAAKAAGVEIRTGVPVAEITRLDSGFEVQLKSGQTVSCDRLLLTTGSSPQGYQLAKALGHEVAPPVPSLFTFNVSDPRLHDLAGVSANSVRVRLRTANGEQFEQSGPLLITHWGLSGPAVLKLSAWGARALHDSRYQGTLQINWLPQYKPEALREQLLAVKSQLPRKAIAPNCPVPLPRRLWERLIASAGITETTRWAELSNKALNQLLQELTQGSYNIKGKGVFKEEFVTCGGVSLKEVDFKTMESRCCPGLYLAGEILDIDGVTGGFNFQSAWTTAWLAGQAIAQ from the coding sequence TTGGCTTCACGACCGTTAAAAGTTTTAGTGATTGGGGGCGGGGCGGCAGGTTTTTTTGGCGCGATCGCCTGTGCCGAAGCGCATCCCCACGCGCAGGTCATGCTGCTAGAAGCAGGCCGCCAACTTTTGCCCAAAGTTCGGATTTCGGGGGGCGGTCGCTGCAATGTCACCCATGCCTGTTTCGACCCTGCCGTTTTAACGCAGTACTATCCCAGAGGCGGCAAAGCCCTGCGGGGAGCCTTTACTCGCTTTCAGCCGCGAGACATGATCGCTTGGTTGGACAAGCACGGGGTTGCAGTCAAAACTGAAGCCGATGGGCGGATGTTTCCCATCACCGATGATTCTGAGACCATTGTGGATTGCTTTATCCATGCAGCGAAGGCGGCGGGAGTAGAGATTCGCACAGGCGTTCCGGTTGCAGAGATTACTCGCCTCGACTCTGGCTTTGAGGTGCAGTTGAAGTCTGGACAAACCGTGAGTTGCGATCGCCTCCTCCTCACCACAGGCAGCAGTCCCCAAGGCTACCAACTCGCTAAAGCGTTGGGCCACGAAGTCGCCCCCCCAGTGCCATCTTTGTTTACCTTTAATGTCTCTGATCCGCGTCTGCACGACTTAGCGGGCGTTTCTGCCAATTCGGTGCGAGTACGCTTGCGGACGGCCAATGGTGAGCAATTCGAGCAAAGCGGGCCGCTCCTGATTACCCACTGGGGTTTGAGTGGGCCAGCAGTACTGAAACTATCGGCTTGGGGCGCGAGAGCCTTGCATGACAGCCGTTATCAAGGCACTTTGCAGATCAACTGGTTGCCGCAGTACAAACCAGAAGCGCTCCGGGAACAACTCCTCGCGGTGAAGTCTCAGTTACCCAGAAAAGCGATCGCCCCCAATTGCCCAGTTCCCTTGCCACGCCGTTTATGGGAGCGATTGATTGCTAGCGCTGGCATTACAGAAACGACTCGCTGGGCCGAACTCTCCAACAAAGCCTTAAACCAACTCCTGCAAGAACTGACTCAAGGTTCCTACAACATCAAAGGAAAAGGAGTCTTCAAAGAAGAGTTTGTTACCTGTGGTGGAGTCAGCCTCAAAGAAGTAGATTTCAAAACGATGGAGAGCCGCTGCTGTCCAGGGCTTTACCTTGCTGGAGAAATTCTAGATATTGATGGGGTCACAGGTGGTTTCAACTTCCAGAGTGCTTGGACCACTGCTTGGCTGGCAGGGCAGGCGATCGCTCAATGA
- a CDS encoding serine/threonine-protein kinase — MSTLVGRQLQSGKYTVEQELGRGGFGVTYKAILHSLAQPVVIKTLDESLRRDPNFAQSQQQFQDEAKRLALCIHPNIVRVMDFFTEDGLPFIVMEYVPGATLDAVVLPNAPLTEATAIHYIRQAGLALKVVHQNGLLHRDVKPQNLILRQGTDQVILIDFGIAREFSPGAVQTHTSFVSPGYAPIEQYLPQEKRSPATDVYGLAATLYTLLTAQVPMASILRDRQSLREPREWRSDLSAAANQAVVRGMAVEPQLRPVSIDAWLQLLPDSLPVRQPVASSTSQVATVAVIPQHRPVPQSVPTVVSASPRSPFWRYLLIGGLAAIVAATVGALVARQPSTSNPSVAQPSPTAPSPSPTQEATTPAPEAISTPTPSVLPETPEPSPPDEPEPPAATSPEPEGELEPAPPSTSPPLPPESESIPPEPLDEKAAEQQREAEKQAAEAAREAEKQQAEQQREAEKQAKEKAEGDRKKD, encoded by the coding sequence ATGAGCACTCTAGTGGGTCGTCAGCTTCAAAGCGGCAAGTACACAGTTGAGCAAGAGCTGGGACGTGGCGGATTTGGTGTGACCTATAAAGCCATTCTCCACTCGCTGGCACAACCTGTAGTGATCAAAACGCTTGATGAATCTTTGCGTAGAGATCCCAACTTTGCTCAATCACAACAGCAGTTTCAGGATGAGGCGAAAAGATTAGCGCTGTGCATTCATCCTAATATTGTTCGGGTCATGGACTTCTTCACAGAAGATGGCTTGCCCTTCATTGTGATGGAATACGTTCCTGGAGCGACCCTGGATGCTGTCGTTTTACCGAATGCGCCGCTGACAGAGGCAACAGCAATTCACTATATTCGGCAGGCTGGGCTAGCGCTGAAAGTCGTCCATCAGAACGGTCTACTTCACCGAGATGTGAAGCCTCAGAACCTGATTTTGCGCCAAGGTACAGATCAGGTGATTTTGATTGACTTTGGCATTGCGCGGGAGTTTTCTCCAGGAGCCGTTCAAACTCACACTAGCTTCGTCTCTCCGGGTTATGCACCCATTGAGCAGTATCTTCCCCAAGAGAAGCGGTCCCCTGCCACGGATGTTTATGGTTTAGCTGCAACTCTCTACACGTTGCTGACCGCTCAAGTTCCCATGGCCTCCATTCTTCGCGATCGCCAATCCCTACGCGAACCTAGAGAGTGGCGATCGGACCTCAGCGCTGCGGCCAACCAAGCGGTTGTCAGGGGCATGGCGGTTGAGCCTCAATTGCGACCAGTCAGTATCGATGCGTGGCTCCAGTTGCTGCCTGATTCCTTACCTGTCCGTCAGCCCGTGGCTTCTTCCACGAGCCAAGTCGCAACCGTTGCTGTAATTCCCCAACATCGGCCAGTTCCCCAGTCGGTTCCGACTGTAGTTTCAGCATCTCCTCGCTCCCCCTTCTGGCGTTACCTGCTCATTGGTGGGTTGGCCGCGATCGTAGCTGCAACGGTAGGAGCCTTAGTCGCTAGGCAACCCTCCACTTCAAACCCCTCTGTCGCCCAACCAAGCCCGACCGCTCCTTCTCCTAGCCCAACTCAGGAAGCTACAACTCCTGCTCCAGAAGCAATCTCTACTCCCACGCCATCGGTGCTACCAGAGACTCCTGAGCCATCACCCCCTGACGAGCCTGAACCGCCCGCTGCAACTTCTCCTGAACCAGAAGGCGAACTAGAACCTGCACCTCCATCAACTAGCCCACCCTTACCTCCAGAATCTGAGAGTATTCCTCCTGAACCACTAGACGAAAAAGCCGCAGAGCAACAGCGCGAAGCAGAAAAACAAGCCGCAGAGGCAGCACGCGAAGCAGAAAAACAACAGGCGGAACAGCAGCGCGAAGCAGAAAAACAAGCAAAAGAAAAAGCTGAAGGAGACCGCAAAAAAGATTAG
- a CDS encoding HEAT repeat domain-containing protein yields the protein MYDDDDLTVLDLEAELESPLDRMGPIDAESETPKPNPEAMLALLDSPETNQRMLAARAFCELQDERAIPQLISLLQDACPLVRVSAAYGLGRNPSHDAVEPLIDQLNRDWNGYVRKGVVWALGNCRDRRSLLPLIDALKTDISAVRLWAASALAQMSDVNYESVIAAIPPLIEGLRRDPVAAVRSNCAWSVGQLCRELPSNVVYATAIDALIEAFAEDEELGVQEDAKTALLKVGDPRGLQVIEEIERDRLI from the coding sequence ATGTATGATGATGACGATCTAACAGTACTCGATCTTGAGGCCGAACTGGAAAGCCCCCTCGACCGCATGGGGCCAATTGATGCTGAGTCTGAAACGCCCAAGCCGAATCCAGAGGCGATGCTAGCGCTCTTAGACTCACCGGAGACCAACCAGCGGATGCTGGCAGCCAGAGCCTTTTGTGAATTGCAGGATGAGCGCGCAATCCCGCAATTAATTAGTCTGTTGCAAGATGCTTGCCCATTGGTACGAGTGAGTGCGGCCTATGGTTTGGGGCGCAATCCTAGCCATGATGCGGTAGAACCCCTCATTGATCAGCTCAATCGAGATTGGAATGGATATGTGCGCAAAGGTGTAGTTTGGGCCTTGGGCAATTGCCGCGATCGCCGTTCTCTCCTGCCGTTAATTGATGCCCTCAAAACTGATATTTCTGCGGTGCGGCTCTGGGCTGCCAGCGCTTTGGCTCAAATGTCGGATGTGAACTACGAGTCAGTCATCGCTGCGATTCCACCCTTGATCGAAGGCTTAAGACGCGATCCGGTGGCAGCAGTGCGGAGCAATTGTGCTTGGTCAGTGGGGCAACTCTGCCGCGAACTCCCTTCTAATGTGGTCTATGCCACAGCGATCGATGCGCTGATCGAAGCCTTTGCCGAGGACGAAGAACTGGGTGTCCAAGAAGATGCCAAAACTGCTTTGCTGAAAGTGGGTGATCCACGGGGCTTACAGGTAATTGAAGAAATTGAGCGCGATCGCTTGATCTAA
- a CDS encoding S-layer homology domain-containing protein — protein MSPKAFSAFAQGALLVAAASAIAATNAPIATAAGVQAESTTTTNSSATQISQLTQVSFSDVSNSYWATPFIAELARLDIIEGFPDETYRPNEPVTKAQFAAVLRQAFELREVRQAVDFTDVSNRYWAYSAVREAYQMGFFGADSDRQFNPTQRLTRLDLLVALARGLNYTSTTGSVNSILAVYSDAASIPAEARTLIAALTEKGLIVNYPNSKRLELNRVATRAEVASFIYQSLVTTGRVTSISSPYIVSQAIATSTQTTTSTEAGSSTSTETEAEIETETETSTETTTGSSTSTETTTGTSTSTSGITTSTGTETSGSSSETTTASSTVTLTNGYRVSYLGVTYGSGTSTWRYRVVELPEAQDLSNWVLGLPSCARVVNASPKGEVVNPDPNAKISGIKWQPGGGFVEGDFSVTVNGEWTVGEIDVAVKGPDVALGRLAGPSCTSR, from the coding sequence ATGAGTCCTAAAGCTTTTAGCGCCTTTGCTCAAGGTGCGCTTCTCGTTGCTGCTGCTTCCGCGATCGCTGCGACTAATGCTCCGATCGCAACTGCTGCGGGTGTCCAAGCCGAGTCAACCACTACGACAAACAGCTCGGCTACCCAAATTAGCCAGCTCACTCAAGTTAGCTTTTCCGATGTCTCTAACTCCTACTGGGCTACTCCCTTCATTGCTGAGCTAGCGAGACTTGACATCATTGAAGGGTTTCCCGATGAAACCTATCGGCCTAACGAACCTGTGACCAAAGCTCAGTTTGCCGCTGTATTGCGTCAAGCCTTTGAGCTGCGGGAAGTTCGCCAAGCCGTTGACTTCACCGACGTTTCCAACCGCTACTGGGCTTACAGTGCTGTCCGCGAAGCTTATCAAATGGGCTTCTTCGGTGCAGATAGCGATCGCCAGTTCAACCCCACTCAGCGGCTAACTCGCCTGGATCTCTTGGTTGCCTTAGCCAGAGGCTTGAACTATACCTCCACGACAGGCTCGGTCAACTCGATCTTGGCTGTCTATAGCGATGCTGCCTCGATTCCCGCTGAAGCCAGAACCCTAATTGCCGCTCTGACCGAAAAGGGATTGATTGTGAACTATCCCAACAGCAAGCGGCTAGAGCTGAACCGAGTTGCTACTCGAGCGGAAGTCGCAAGTTTTATCTATCAGTCCCTGGTGACGACAGGTAGAGTGACTAGCATTTCTTCTCCCTACATCGTGAGTCAAGCGATCGCCACCAGTACTCAAACGACAACCAGCACGGAGGCTGGTAGCTCAACCAGCACCGAAACGGAAGCTGAAATTGAGACGGAAACGGAAACCAGCACCGAGACGACAACTGGCAGCTCTACCAGTACTGAAACCACTACAGGAACGAGCACCTCGACCAGCGGCATAACCACCAGCACCGGAACTGAAACCAGCGGTAGTAGCAGTGAAACCACAACGGCTTCTTCCACTGTGACCCTCACCAATGGCTACCGAGTTAGCTATCTCGGTGTCACTTATGGCTCTGGAACTTCCACTTGGCGCTACCGAGTAGTCGAACTGCCAGAAGCGCAAGATTTGAGTAACTGGGTGTTGGGTTTGCCAAGCTGTGCTCGCGTCGTGAATGCTTCACCGAAAGGAGAAGTGGTCAATCCAGACCCAAATGCGAAGATCAGCGGTATTAAATGGCAACCCGGTGGTGGATTTGTTGAAGGCGACTTTTCTGTCACTGTGAATGGAGAATGGACCGTGGGTGAAATTGATGTCGCAGTCAAAGGGCCTGATGTGGCTCTAGGTCGTTTAGCAGGGCCTAGCTGCACCAGCCGCTAA
- a CDS encoding N-acetyltransferase codes for MSSPKLLLPGYWLRSGSSLERALLVKFMQRTYQELYPEQDFSHLAQTVERYLTNESPVWWVEPEASNPIAVVTTMLSRGVSSPVACLWLGNSVDQVTGDRHACIFLLYVAPEHRRRGIASALVQHAIAWSQARGDRQLGLQVFQANQPALNLYQKLGFQTQALWMVKPLEPPLTEP; via the coding sequence GTGTCATCGCCCAAGCTGCTTTTACCAGGTTACTGGCTACGTTCTGGCTCTAGCTTGGAACGAGCCTTGCTGGTGAAGTTTATGCAGCGAACCTACCAGGAGTTGTATCCAGAGCAAGATTTCTCTCATTTGGCACAGACTGTAGAGCGTTACCTGACGAATGAGAGTCCGGTGTGGTGGGTCGAGCCAGAAGCGTCAAATCCAATCGCTGTAGTCACGACAATGTTATCTCGCGGAGTGTCGTCTCCTGTAGCTTGCCTGTGGCTCGGTAACTCGGTCGATCAAGTCACAGGCGATCGCCACGCTTGTATTTTTCTGCTGTATGTGGCACCAGAACATCGACGGCGAGGGATTGCTTCAGCTTTAGTGCAACATGCGATCGCTTGGTCTCAGGCAAGGGGCGATCGCCAACTGGGACTGCAAGTTTTTCAAGCCAACCAACCTGCGCTGAATCTGTACCAAAAGTTAGGATTTCAAACACAGGCTTTATGGATGGTTAAACCGTTAGAACCACCGCTCACCGAACCCTAA
- the lexA gene encoding transcriptional repressor LexA: MERLTEAQQQLFDWLLEYIRQHRHSPSIRQMMQAMELKSPAPIQSRLEHLRTKGYISWTEGKARTIRILQADTQGVPILGAIAAGGLVEPFTDTVDRLDLSNLLLQPQYFALRVTGDSMIEALIAPGDVVIMKPVADPKSLKNGTIVAAMVEGHGTTLKHFHRKGNKVTLKPANVKYPPIEVSASHVQVQGSLVGVWRGLESALA; encoded by the coding sequence ATGGAACGCCTCACTGAAGCCCAGCAACAACTCTTCGACTGGTTACTAGAGTATATCCGTCAGCATCGCCATTCGCCCTCCATTCGGCAAATGATGCAGGCGATGGAGTTGAAGTCTCCAGCTCCCATTCAAAGCCGCCTAGAGCATTTGCGCACTAAGGGATACATTAGTTGGACAGAAGGCAAAGCTCGAACCATTCGGATTTTGCAAGCGGATACTCAAGGAGTGCCCATTCTAGGAGCGATCGCGGCAGGTGGCTTGGTAGAGCCATTTACGGATACGGTAGATCGCCTAGACCTGTCTAATCTCTTGCTACAACCTCAATATTTCGCGTTGCGGGTCACGGGCGATAGCATGATCGAAGCGCTGATTGCGCCTGGTGATGTCGTAATTATGAAACCCGTCGCTGATCCTAAATCTCTCAAGAACGGCACCATTGTCGCCGCGATGGTAGAGGGACATGGCACCACTTTGAAACATTTCCACCGCAAGGGCAATAAAGTGACACTGAAGCCTGCGAATGTGAAGTATCCACCAATTGAAGTGTCCGCTAGTCACGTCCAAGTCCAAGGTTCGCTTGTAGGTGTTTGGCGGGGTCTGGAGTCAGCTTTAGCTTAA
- a CDS encoding AmpG family muropeptide MFS transporter, giving the protein MKATPSVLQVFQSRKMAALLLLGFASGLPLFLTSKTLQAWMTVEGVDLKSIGLFSLVGLPYSLKFLWSPILDRFIPPFLGRRRGWLILTQGALLLAIGAMAFQDPSQALKLLAINALLIAFLSATQDIAFDAYRTDVLENYEMGAGAAVAVLGYRIALLITGSLALILADRVPWPTVYLLLAVLMAIGMVTALWAPEPVLRDRPPESLSDAVTLPFIEFFQRLGAVRGALILVFIVLYKLGDALVNNMSTPFLLKTGFTQTDIGAIQGGMGLLATIVGVLAGGAVLSKLGINRSLWVFGGLQAVSNLAYLGLSQVGRDYSFMVVAINIENFCAGLGTAAFVAFLMSLCNQRFSATQFALLSSLMAVSRDILVAPAGGIVEAIGWPLFFTLSLVAALPGLLLLPVFAPWNAKVETVNTPRGDGEN; this is encoded by the coding sequence GTGAAAGCGACTCCATCTGTGCTGCAAGTTTTTCAAAGCCGCAAAATGGCTGCATTATTGCTGCTGGGCTTTGCTTCTGGCTTGCCATTATTCTTAACCAGTAAAACCCTTCAAGCCTGGATGACGGTAGAAGGCGTCGATCTGAAGTCGATCGGCCTATTTAGCTTGGTGGGCTTGCCGTACTCCCTCAAGTTTCTGTGGTCCCCTATTCTCGATCGATTCATCCCACCATTTTTAGGGCGAAGACGAGGCTGGCTGATCTTAACTCAGGGAGCTTTGCTGCTGGCAATTGGGGCAATGGCGTTTCAAGACCCCTCTCAGGCGTTGAAGCTGTTGGCGATCAATGCGCTACTCATTGCGTTCTTAAGTGCCACCCAAGATATTGCCTTTGATGCCTATCGCACCGATGTGCTCGAAAACTACGAGATGGGAGCAGGAGCAGCCGTTGCAGTTTTAGGATATCGGATTGCGCTTTTAATTACTGGCTCATTAGCCCTGATCTTGGCAGATCGCGTTCCTTGGCCCACGGTTTATTTACTGCTGGCTGTATTGATGGCAATCGGGATGGTGACAGCGCTTTGGGCTCCAGAACCCGTGTTGCGCGATCGCCCGCCTGAATCCTTATCTGATGCCGTTACCTTACCCTTCATCGAGTTTTTTCAACGTTTGGGGGCAGTTCGGGGGGCTTTGATTCTGGTGTTTATCGTGCTTTACAAGCTCGGAGACGCTCTCGTTAACAACATGTCTACCCCGTTCCTACTCAAAACAGGGTTTACACAAACTGATATTGGGGCAATTCAAGGTGGTATGGGCCTGCTGGCAACCATCGTGGGTGTATTAGCGGGTGGAGCGGTCCTGAGCAAACTGGGCATTAACCGCTCCCTCTGGGTGTTTGGGGGGCTGCAAGCTGTGAGCAACTTGGCTTATTTGGGCTTGTCGCAAGTAGGGCGAGACTACTCATTTATGGTCGTCGCCATTAATATCGAGAATTTTTGTGCTGGATTAGGAACTGCGGCCTTTGTTGCTTTTCTGATGAGCCTTTGTAATCAACGGTTTTCGGCTACACAATTTGCCTTGCTTTCGAGCCTTATGGCGGTGAGTCGAGACATTTTAGTGGCACCTGCGGGCGGGATTGTTGAGGCGATCGGCTGGCCTCTATTCTTTACACTGTCCTTGGTGGCAGCGTTGCCAGGTTTATTGCTACTACCTGTTTTTGCCCCTTGGAATGCCAAAGTTGAGACGGTAAATACTCCTAGAGGAGACGGGGAGAATTAG